From the Candidatus Krumholzibacteriota bacterium genome, one window contains:
- a CDS encoding sigma-54 dependent transcriptional regulator translates to MKKVIIVDDEQAIRWSLGEALKNEGYETEEAENGKKALEGFSADPADIVILDLKLPDINGIEVLKKIKKIDERIPVIMMTAYGEIETAVEAIRCGAYDFLLKPFQLEKMKITIKNALDKYNLKNELNGIREKNRESYNFENFVGESDLMIQVFERVKKIGESKASTILIQGESGTGKELVARAIHESGAGKDKAFMEINCAALPETLLESELFGHEKGAFTDAKRRKKGLFELAEGGTIFLDEIGEMGVTLQTRLLRVIENKTFRRVGGVKDLKVNTRIISATNRDLKEEISKGNFRNDLYYRLQVIPIQLPPLRDRTEDIPLLANHFITMFNKEFKKKIKPVGKEVTKLLRKYSWPGNVRELKNIIERAVLLDAESEIMIEHLPFEIQNPNAEKIDKSSMNIDQLYPMSMKEMEKLLIAETLKKTNGNKSESSRILGISRQTLRDKVKLYKV, encoded by the coding sequence TTGAAGAAAGTAATAATTGTCGATGACGAACAAGCTATAAGATGGTCTTTGGGAGAGGCGCTCAAGAATGAAGGATACGAGACTGAAGAAGCTGAAAACGGGAAAAAGGCCTTGGAGGGGTTCAGCGCGGATCCCGCCGATATTGTGATTTTGGATCTCAAGCTGCCTGACATAAATGGCATAGAAGTACTAAAGAAAATAAAGAAAATAGACGAGCGGATCCCCGTTATTATGATGACAGCTTATGGTGAGATAGAAACTGCCGTTGAAGCTATAAGATGCGGCGCGTATGATTTTCTCTTAAAACCTTTTCAGCTCGAAAAAATGAAGATTACTATTAAGAATGCCTTAGACAAGTACAATCTTAAGAATGAGCTCAATGGGATCAGGGAAAAGAACAGAGAATCCTACAATTTCGAGAACTTCGTGGGTGAGAGTGACCTTATGATCCAGGTTTTTGAAAGGGTAAAAAAAATCGGTGAGAGCAAAGCGAGTACTATACTGATTCAGGGGGAAAGCGGCACTGGAAAAGAGCTTGTAGCTAGAGCAATTCATGAGAGCGGCGCTGGAAAAGATAAGGCTTTTATGGAAATAAACTGCGCGGCTTTGCCGGAAACACTTCTTGAGAGTGAATTGTTCGGGCATGAAAAAGGCGCTTTTACAGATGCTAAACGCAGGAAAAAGGGGTTGTTCGAACTCGCGGAAGGAGGAACGATTTTCCTCGATGAAATAGGGGAAATGGGTGTGACCCTCCAGACTAGATTACTAAGGGTAATTGAAAATAAGACCTTCCGGAGAGTGGGCGGAGTTAAAGACCTTAAGGTAAACACTAGGATAATTTCTGCCACAAATCGAGATTTAAAAGAGGAGATAAGCAAAGGTAATTTTAGGAATGACCTCTATTACCGTCTTCAGGTTATACCCATCCAATTGCCTCCGTTGCGTGATAGAACTGAGGATATACCACTTCTCGCGAACCATTTTATAACTATGTTCAATAAGGAATTCAAAAAGAAGATAAAGCCGGTCGGTAAGGAAGTCACGAAACTGCTACGGAAATACTCATGGCCGGGTAATGTGAGAGAATTGAAAAATATAATTGAACGCGCCGTTTTGCTTGACGCTGAATCTGAAATAATGATAGAGCATCTTCCTTTTGAAATACAAAACCCCAACGCGGAAAAAATTGACAAAAGCAGTATGAACATAGATCAGCTTTATCCCATGAGTATGAAGGAAATGGAAAAACTGCTGATTGCTGAAACATTGAAGAAGACAAATGGGAATAAATCAGAATCTTCGAGAATATTGGGAATCAGCCGTCAGACCCTCAGGGATAAGGTAAAGTTATATAAAGTGTAA
- a CDS encoding PilZ domain-containing protein — translation MNIKERRKSVRVESQIPIVLSGRETEHYGKTINLSMKGVYFSSEVFIEPLKKVKMGFILPEDGRGDNSPDTSQIEFDGVVVRTEPPKEDSDCNEYRVAVFITFLSKRSKKALSEYINNLL, via the coding sequence ATGAATATTAAAGAAAGAAGAAAGTCAGTAAGAGTAGAATCCCAAATCCCCATTGTTTTATCGGGCCGTGAAACAGAACACTATGGGAAGACGATCAACCTTAGCATGAAAGGTGTATATTTTTCTTCGGAAGTTTTTATTGAACCTCTTAAAAAAGTCAAGATGGGATTTATACTGCCTGAAGACGGCAGAGGGGATAATAGCCCTGATACCAGCCAAATTGAATTCGATGGGGTTGTTGTAAGAACTGAACCGCCGAAAGAAGATTCAGATTGTAATGAATACAGGGTTGCCGTGTTTATAACTTTTCTCTCTAAGAGATCAAAAAAGGCTTTATCAGAATACATAAACAATTTACTCTGA
- a CDS encoding sigma-54 dependent transcriptional regulator has translation MNLKKPEIWVLTERTEFKKYLEERSSYQSMPCCEFRNISEILAKEEPDGGIVLVIDQFGKFSSYLPIVKRFQKRFISYDVVVFGKDEPEDVIHDEYLEGIDLHITPEMNKEDIISRMNRIINLRSIKSSQNIIGRSESVNKILDKIINVAPTEVSVLVEGESGTGKEVMARTIHNLSRRAEKSFEEVNCGAFAEGVLESELFGHEKGAFTGAVAHRQGLFERANEGTIFLDEVGEMPLGMQVKLLRVLETGTFMRVGGMEKVHSDVRIIAATNKDLAREVESGNFRRDLYYRLQVIHIEVPPLRMRKEDIPLFVNAFLTESSKKHNKKIRGIEKEGLRLLSQYPWPGNVRELMNVIDNLVVMSSSSFIKAFDIQNRLDEERQQQAFPDLPVHVKKSREEMEKDLIINSLLSIHRDVREILRLLNEKEEKTNLGTGRWIEVTDNMEEKFKDLSSIEKEAIREALLVNNGNRRKTAQQLGMSERTLYRRLKEYDID, from the coding sequence ATGAATTTGAAGAAACCGGAAATATGGGTTCTCACAGAAAGAACTGAATTTAAAAAATATCTGGAAGAGCGATCGAGTTACCAGAGTATGCCCTGCTGTGAATTTAGAAATATATCTGAGATTTTGGCAAAAGAAGAACCAGACGGCGGTATTGTTCTTGTAATTGATCAGTTTGGTAAATTCTCAAGCTATTTGCCAATAGTAAAGCGTTTCCAAAAGAGATTTATTTCATATGATGTGGTGGTCTTCGGCAAGGATGAACCTGAGGATGTAATTCATGATGAGTATCTTGAAGGAATAGATCTTCATATCACTCCGGAAATGAATAAAGAAGATATCATATCCAGGATGAACAGGATTATTAATCTTAGGAGTATTAAGAGCAGCCAGAATATTATTGGCAGATCTGAAAGCGTCAATAAAATATTAGATAAAATTATAAATGTTGCGCCCACTGAGGTCTCGGTCCTGGTAGAAGGTGAGAGTGGTACAGGCAAAGAAGTGATGGCGAGAACGATACACAATCTAAGCCGTAGAGCGGAAAAAAGTTTCGAAGAAGTAAATTGTGGCGCTTTCGCGGAAGGGGTGCTCGAAAGTGAATTGTTCGGACATGAAAAGGGGGCTTTTACGGGAGCTGTTGCACACAGGCAGGGGCTCTTTGAGAGAGCCAATGAAGGTACAATATTTCTGGATGAAGTAGGAGAAATGCCCCTCGGGATGCAGGTAAAACTCTTAAGAGTTCTGGAAACAGGAACTTTTATGCGAGTTGGAGGCATGGAAAAGGTCCATTCGGATGTAAGAATAATTGCCGCTACTAATAAAGATCTTGCCAGAGAAGTTGAGAGCGGCAATTTCAGAAGAGATCTATATTACAGGTTACAGGTAATCCACATTGAGGTTCCTCCTCTGAGAATGAGGAAAGAAGATATCCCGCTTTTTGTTAATGCCTTTCTGACTGAATCATCAAAAAAACACAATAAGAAAATAAGAGGTATTGAGAAAGAGGGTCTCAGGTTGCTTTCTCAATATCCGTGGCCCGGAAATGTCAGAGAACTCATGAATGTAATTGATAACCTTGTTGTTATGAGTTCTTCGAGTTTTATAAAAGCCTTTGATATTCAGAATAGACTGGACGAGGAGCGTCAACAGCAAGCCTTTCCCGATTTGCCGGTTCATGTCAAGAAATCAAGAGAAGAAATGGAAAAAGATCTTATCATTAATTCTCTTCTTTCAATTCACAGGGATGTAAGAGAAATCTTAAGACTGCTCAACGAAAAAGAGGAAAAAACAAATCTCGGTACCGGTAGATGGATTGAAGTTACTGACAATATGGAGGAAAAGTTCAAAGATCTAAGCAGTATAGAGAAAGAGGCTATCAGAGAAGCCCTTTTAGTTAATAACGGAAATAGAAGAAAAACGGCGCAACAGCTCGGGATGTCTGAAAGAACTCTTTACCGCAGGCTCAAAGAGTATGATATTGATTGA
- a CDS encoding response regulator: MNSKASIIVIDDEESILSILEDYLSEKKYDVFKVSNGRKAHAILKDIKCDVALIDLKLPDCSGLDLVEEFNKIYPNMKCIIMTAFASVESTISALRLNVFDYIQKPFDILRIGEAVEAACNNNLLIRENAMIINKLQKANRELEDSRSRLNRKVLTTNEQLAQANESLKRHVTRLKMLYHLGRDISSNENWDDALDRFLMALCNYLQADGAGLLLFSNEGTSLKPRAYYQVTDKFLDTALRKLLKAQEMDLLQQEIFCLESCDKRIDTCLGAEKAWENTVIPLLFKGRWLGFLILRKKYVTRIDYLNDYHFINTMQTIFTEEVANAVNISRLRKLKDFNKTILENINSGVLKTDKQGKVIFLNRSARKIIGEDASSKIYFNDLFKYDGKNKDLFMELVASGKENFSFEDTLKIDSGKEIPVKVETTLVETDDFSGKSLVTVFEDLSERKAIERELRKADRLRSLGELSAGVAHEIRNPLTGIATTAQLLNDKLKGDKEKKKYLDVILGEINRLDNIIKNLLDYSRPSELKLVKISLEKIVRSSIVLLKKKADKYGVNLKIEKSIKDDICIVDKDQIKQVVLNLSSNAIQACEAGGELNVEIRSSSKSGFLRIDFKDNGEGIDKKTADKIYNPFFTTHSDGSGLGLPISKKIIENHKGTIYYRNNNDRGTTFTLELPRKSKITDK; this comes from the coding sequence TTGAATTCCAAGGCTTCTATAATTGTTATTGACGATGAAGAATCTATCTTGAGCATACTCGAAGATTATTTGTCGGAGAAGAAATATGATGTTTTCAAAGTGTCTAACGGGCGTAAAGCGCATGCAATTCTTAAAGATATAAAATGTGATGTGGCCCTGATTGATCTTAAACTGCCGGATTGCTCCGGCTTGGACCTTGTGGAAGAATTCAATAAAATATATCCCAATATGAAATGTATAATTATGACCGCGTTTGCTTCTGTAGAATCGACGATTTCAGCTCTAAGGTTAAATGTCTTTGATTACATTCAGAAACCATTTGATATTTTAAGGATAGGAGAAGCTGTTGAAGCGGCCTGCAACAATAATCTTTTAATCAGAGAAAACGCTATGATAATTAACAAGCTTCAAAAAGCCAACAGGGAACTTGAAGACAGCAGAAGCCGGCTTAATCGTAAAGTGCTGACTACTAATGAACAATTGGCTCAGGCGAACGAATCATTGAAGAGACATGTTACAAGGTTGAAGATGCTCTACCATCTGGGCAGAGATATCAGTTCTAATGAGAATTGGGATGACGCCCTTGATAGATTCCTTATGGCATTGTGCAACTATCTGCAGGCGGACGGGGCTGGACTATTGCTTTTCAGCAATGAAGGGACTTCGCTTAAACCAAGAGCATACTATCAAGTAACTGATAAATTTCTCGATACAGCGTTACGCAAATTGTTAAAAGCTCAGGAAATGGATCTGCTGCAGCAGGAAATTTTCTGCTTGGAGTCTTGCGATAAAAGAATAGATACATGTCTTGGGGCGGAAAAGGCGTGGGAAAACACTGTAATTCCGCTTCTTTTCAAGGGCAGATGGCTGGGGTTTCTTATTTTGAGGAAGAAGTATGTTACAAGAATAGATTATCTCAATGACTATCACTTTATAAATACAATGCAGACTATATTTACAGAAGAAGTAGCTAACGCTGTTAATATCAGCAGACTGAGAAAATTAAAAGATTTCAATAAAACAATCCTGGAAAATATTAACAGCGGAGTATTAAAAACGGATAAGCAGGGAAAGGTAATCTTTCTTAATAGAAGTGCCAGAAAGATAATCGGCGAAGATGCTTCGAGTAAAATATATTTCAATGATTTATTTAAGTATGATGGTAAGAATAAAGACCTCTTTATGGAATTAGTCGCAAGTGGTAAAGAGAACTTTTCTTTTGAAGATACTTTGAAAATCGACAGCGGTAAAGAAATCCCCGTGAAAGTAGAAACGACACTGGTTGAAACAGACGATTTTAGTGGCAAAAGCCTTGTTACTGTTTTTGAAGACCTCTCCGAGCGAAAAGCGATAGAGAGAGAATTAAGAAAAGCCGACCGCCTAAGATCTCTTGGAGAACTATCAGCCGGTGTCGCGCACGAGATAAGAAATCCACTTACGGGGATAGCTACTACCGCTCAGCTTCTCAATGATAAGCTAAAGGGGGACAAGGAGAAGAAGAAATATCTGGATGTTATCCTGGGAGAAATTAACAGGCTCGATAATATTATCAAGAATTTACTTGATTATTCACGTCCGTCTGAGCTCAAACTCGTTAAAATATCCCTCGAGAAGATTGTGCGAAGCAGTATAGTTCTTTTAAAGAAAAAGGCGGATAAATATGGTGTTAATTTAAAAATTGAAAAGAGCATAAAAGATGACATATGTATAGTAGATAAAGATCAGATAAAACAGGTAGTATTGAATTTATCAAGCAATGCAATTCAGGCTTGTGAAGCCGGGGGGGAACTGAATGTAGAGATAAGAAGTTCCAGTAAATCCGGTTTTCTGAGGATTGACTTTAAAGATAACGGAGAAGGGATCGATAAGAAAACAGCTGATAAAATTTACAATCCCTTTTTTACAACTCATTCAGATGGTTCCGGACTTGGGTTACCTATTTCGAAGAAAATCATCGAAAATCACAAGGGAACTATTTATTATAGAAATAATAATGACAGAGGCACGACATTTACTCTTGAATTACCTAGAAAAAGTAAAATTACAGATAAATAA